One Nocardioides oleivorans DNA segment encodes these proteins:
- a CDS encoding acyltransferase family protein encodes MAPPSRDPWLDNVKMVLVTLVVVGHAIGLVEESAGSHWVYDFIYLWHIPAFVFVSGYLSKSFEWDPRRLKSLVYTLLIPYLLFEPALFYFRRGVAGEDVQGPIWLVPHWTMWYLIVLLMWRLVTPILKRHWLFLPLSVLVSLLGGLWTDTTLMIPRFLGLLPFFVLGLHLKPRHLKHLDDVWVRLAAVPMLVGIGVMAVYTDTWAAAALLWYDTGYSDIPIDDEFVFQTRLTVMMVGLVGAFAAMSLVPRRNLGWFTTMGTATMVVYLFHGFVIKTVKALGWPDYTAAHPVLGLVLTVLGAVVLALALASPPVRRVLEPFTNPLGWVEKRRSAARERTAPTSG; translated from the coding sequence GTGGCTCCCCCGTCCCGCGACCCTTGGCTCGACAACGTCAAGATGGTCCTCGTCACCCTCGTCGTCGTCGGGCACGCGATCGGACTGGTCGAGGAGAGCGCCGGCAGCCACTGGGTCTACGACTTCATCTACCTCTGGCACATCCCGGCGTTCGTGTTCGTGAGCGGCTACCTCTCGAAGTCGTTCGAGTGGGACCCGCGTCGGCTCAAGAGCCTCGTCTACACGTTGCTGATCCCCTACCTGCTCTTCGAGCCGGCCCTGTTCTACTTCCGCCGCGGCGTCGCGGGCGAGGACGTGCAGGGGCCGATCTGGCTCGTCCCGCACTGGACGATGTGGTATCTCATCGTGCTGCTGATGTGGCGCCTCGTGACACCGATCCTCAAGCGGCACTGGCTCTTCCTGCCGCTCTCGGTGCTCGTCAGCCTGCTCGGCGGCCTGTGGACCGACACCACCTTGATGATCCCGCGCTTCCTCGGGCTGCTGCCGTTCTTCGTGCTCGGCCTCCACCTCAAGCCGCGCCACCTCAAGCACCTCGACGACGTGTGGGTCCGCCTCGCGGCCGTGCCGATGCTCGTCGGGATCGGGGTGATGGCGGTCTACACCGACACCTGGGCCGCGGCGGCACTGCTCTGGTACGACACCGGCTACTCCGACATCCCGATCGACGACGAGTTCGTCTTCCAGACCCGGCTCACCGTGATGATGGTCGGCCTCGTCGGAGCCTTCGCGGCGATGTCGCTGGTGCCGCGGCGCAACCTCGGCTGGTTCACCACGATGGGCACGGCGACGATGGTGGTCTACCTGTTCCACGGCTTCGTCATCAAGACCGTCAAGGCCCTCGGCTGGCCCGACTACACCGCCGCGCACCCGGTGCTGGGGCTGGTGCTCACCGTGCTCGGCGCGGTCGTCCTGGCGCTCGCGCTGGCGAGCCCACCCGTGCGCCGGGTGCTCGAACCGTTCACCAACCCGCTGGGCTGGGTGGAGAAGCGTCGCTCCGCCGCTCGGGAGCGCACGGCCCCCACGTCGGGCTGA
- a CDS encoding SDR family NAD(P)-dependent oxidoreductase codes for MTSEQTLPRTAVVTGASSGIGAATARALAAQGFRVVCAARRTERIEELAAEIGGVAITCDVTDQASVDALAAAVPTCDVLVNNAGGAVGADRVDAAELDGWRHMYDINVLGLVRVTKALLPALRASGDAIIVNVGSTAGRWAYEGGAGYTAAKHGVKVVTETLRLELNGEPIRISEVAPGMVRTDEFALVRFDGDQAKADAVYAGVDQPLLAEDVADAISWVATRPSHVDIDELVIKPRAQAAAHKVHRS; via the coding sequence ATGACCTCCGAGCAGACCCTCCCCCGCACCGCCGTCGTCACCGGAGCCTCCAGCGGCATCGGCGCCGCGACCGCCCGCGCCCTCGCGGCCCAGGGCTTCCGGGTCGTCTGCGCCGCCCGCCGCACCGAGCGCATCGAGGAGCTCGCGGCCGAGATCGGCGGTGTCGCGATCACCTGCGACGTCACCGACCAGGCATCGGTCGACGCGCTCGCCGCGGCGGTGCCGACGTGCGACGTGCTGGTCAACAACGCCGGCGGCGCGGTCGGTGCCGACCGGGTCGACGCCGCCGAGCTGGACGGGTGGCGCCACATGTACGACATCAACGTGCTCGGCCTGGTCCGGGTCACCAAGGCGCTGCTGCCCGCCCTGCGGGCCAGTGGCGACGCGATCATCGTCAACGTCGGCTCGACGGCCGGCCGCTGGGCCTACGAGGGCGGCGCCGGCTACACCGCCGCCAAGCACGGCGTGAAGGTGGTGACCGAGACCCTGCGCCTCGAGCTCAACGGCGAGCCGATCCGGATCAGCGAGGTCGCCCCGGGCATGGTGCGCACCGACGAGTTCGCGCTCGTCCGTTTCGACGGCGACCAGGCCAAGGCCGACGCGGTGTACGCCGGTGTCGACCAGCCGCTGCTCGCCGAGGACGTCGCCGACGCCATCTCCTGGGTGGCCACCCGGCCCTCCCACGTCGACATCGACGAGCTGGTCATCAAGCCCCGCGCCCAAGCAGCGGCACACAAGGTGCACCGCAGCTGA
- a CDS encoding lysophospholipid acyltransferase family protein, which yields MGEAVYRATNVLGRGVLRLLGVRTEWSGLEHLPEVGPVILAANHVGFPDFVVVEQAAVERGRYVRFLCRHDIWDAPLVGRAMDRMRHVPVDRDAPAGAYVAARRLLAGGEAVGIFPEAGVSQSFTVRSLMRGAASLARETGAPVVPVAVWGTQRIWTAGRRPDPTRGRRVDLRFGRPMTIGPGDDLTGWTERLGAALTEQLEALQRLPHHRPEPGETAPWYPAHLGGDAPTRAAAAHLDSVPRSAVSPTWGPCAPERRSDASPPSPAGW from the coding sequence ATGGGTGAGGCCGTCTACCGTGCGACCAACGTGCTCGGTCGCGGCGTGCTCCGACTGCTCGGGGTGCGCACGGAGTGGTCGGGGCTCGAGCACCTGCCCGAGGTCGGCCCGGTCATCCTGGCCGCGAACCACGTGGGCTTCCCCGACTTCGTCGTCGTCGAGCAGGCGGCCGTGGAGCGAGGGCGCTACGTCCGCTTCCTGTGCCGTCACGACATCTGGGACGCACCGCTCGTCGGCCGTGCGATGGACCGGATGCGGCACGTGCCGGTGGACCGCGACGCTCCCGCGGGGGCGTACGTCGCCGCCCGCCGGCTGCTGGCCGGGGGCGAGGCCGTGGGGATCTTCCCCGAGGCCGGGGTCAGCCAGTCCTTCACGGTGCGGTCGCTGATGCGGGGAGCGGCGAGCCTGGCGCGCGAGACCGGTGCCCCGGTGGTGCCGGTGGCCGTGTGGGGCACGCAGCGGATCTGGACCGCCGGGAGGCGGCCGGACCCGACCCGCGGGAGACGGGTCGACCTGCGGTTCGGCCGGCCGATGACCATCGGCCCGGGGGACGACCTGACCGGATGGACCGAGAGGCTCGGCGCGGCGCTGACCGAGCAGCTCGAGGCGCTCCAGCGGCTGCCGCACCACCGGCCGGAGCCCGGCGAGACCGCGCCGTGGTACCCCGCGCACCTCGGTGGTGACGCGCCGACCCGGGCGGCGGCGGCACACCTCGACAGCGTGCCGCGGTCGGCGGTCAGCCCGACGTGGGGGCCGTGCGCTCCCGAGCGGCGGAGCGACGCTTCTCCACCCAGCCCAGCGGGTTGGTGA
- the mshA gene encoding D-inositol-3-phosphate glycosyltransferase: MEAALGDRVAMISLHTSPLDQPGTGDAGGMNVYVIELSRRLAAQGLAVDVFTRATSSALPQVVEAADGVLVRHVAAGPFEGLAKGELPGQLCTFAREVLRTEALQPLGHYTAVHSHYWLSGQVGALARDRWNVPLVHSMHTMAKVKNEALALGDTPEPVSRVIGEEQVVEAADLLVANTDTEARQLVDLYDASPDAVEVIHPGVDLTVFAPRGRAEARRELGLPDDAVVLLFAGRIQPLKAPDVLLRAVEVLLRDDPSLRHRLVVPVVGGPSGSGLEHPTALADLAADLGITDVVRFVPPVTQPELAVWSSAATAVAVPSYNESFGLVAVEAQATGTPVVAAAVGGLTTVVSDGVSGLLVDTHEPRDWAAALRRLVDDPELVERLGRGAVAHAQEFSWERTAEHTLAAYERAAARMRAVPA; the protein is encoded by the coding sequence ATGGAGGCAGCGTTGGGCGACCGCGTGGCGATGATCAGCCTGCACACCTCACCCCTGGACCAGCCGGGCACGGGGGATGCAGGCGGGATGAACGTCTACGTCATCGAGCTCTCCCGTCGCCTCGCCGCCCAGGGCCTCGCCGTCGACGTCTTCACCCGCGCCACCTCCTCGGCGCTGCCGCAGGTGGTCGAGGCCGCCGACGGGGTGCTCGTGCGCCACGTCGCCGCCGGCCCGTTCGAGGGCCTCGCCAAGGGTGAGCTGCCCGGCCAGCTGTGCACCTTCGCCCGCGAGGTGCTGCGCACCGAGGCCCTGCAGCCGCTCGGCCACTACACCGCCGTCCACTCCCACTACTGGCTCTCCGGCCAGGTCGGCGCCCTCGCGCGCGACCGCTGGAACGTCCCGCTGGTGCACTCGATGCACACGATGGCCAAGGTCAAGAACGAGGCGCTCGCGCTCGGCGACACCCCCGAGCCGGTCTCGCGGGTGATCGGTGAGGAGCAGGTGGTGGAGGCCGCCGACCTGCTCGTGGCCAACACCGACACCGAGGCCCGCCAGCTCGTCGACCTCTACGACGCCAGCCCCGACGCCGTCGAGGTGATCCACCCGGGCGTCGACCTGACCGTCTTCGCCCCCCGCGGTCGCGCCGAGGCGCGCCGCGAGCTCGGTCTGCCCGACGACGCGGTCGTGCTCCTCTTCGCCGGTCGGATCCAGCCGCTGAAGGCCCCCGACGTGCTCCTGCGTGCGGTCGAGGTGCTGCTGCGCGACGACCCGTCGCTGCGCCACCGCCTGGTCGTGCCCGTCGTGGGCGGTCCGTCCGGCAGCGGCCTCGAGCACCCGACGGCCCTGGCCGACCTCGCGGCCGACCTGGGCATCACCGACGTCGTGCGCTTCGTCCCGCCCGTGACCCAGCCCGAGCTGGCCGTGTGGTCCTCGGCCGCCACGGCCGTCGCGGTGCCGTCCTACAACGAGTCCTTCGGCCTGGTCGCCGTCGAGGCGCAGGCCACCGGCACCCCGGTCGTCGCGGCCGCGGTGGGCGGCCTCACCACGGTCGTCAGCGACGGCGTCAGCGGGCTGCTCGTCGACACGCACGAGCCGCGCGACTGGGCCGCCGCCCTGCGCCGCCTCGTCGACGACCCGGAGCTCGTCGAGCGGCTCGGCCGCGGGGCCGTCGCGCACGCCCAGGAGTTCTCCTGGGAGCGCACCGCGGAGCACACGCTGGCCGCCTACGAGCGCGCTGCTGCCCGCATGCGTGCGGTCCCCGCGTGA
- a CDS encoding aspartate/glutamate racemase family protein, whose product MKTIGLVGGMSWESSAAYYRDLNLGMQERLGGLSSPKLALTTVDFAEVTHLEDEERWDQVGTLLSDAAQGVERAGADFLLLCTTTFHKVADQVEEAVEIPVLHLADVVAEAVRAAGVSTVGLIGTKVAMSESFFVERLESHGLTVLVPDAAHHDLLNDAIYEELVHGVVLPRTRSAVVRIIEELWDAGAGGVLLGCTELELLVKQADVELPVFPCTTLHVQAALDLALG is encoded by the coding sequence GTGAAGACCATCGGACTCGTCGGCGGCATGAGCTGGGAGAGCAGCGCGGCCTACTACCGCGACCTCAACCTCGGGATGCAGGAGCGCCTCGGCGGCCTCTCCTCCCCGAAGCTGGCGCTGACCACGGTCGACTTCGCCGAGGTCACCCACCTCGAGGACGAGGAGCGCTGGGACCAGGTCGGCACGCTGCTGTCCGACGCCGCGCAGGGCGTCGAGCGGGCCGGGGCCGACTTCCTGCTGCTGTGCACCACGACGTTCCACAAGGTCGCCGACCAGGTCGAGGAGGCCGTGGAGATCCCGGTCCTGCACCTCGCCGACGTGGTGGCCGAGGCAGTCAGGGCCGCCGGCGTCTCCACGGTCGGCCTGATCGGCACCAAGGTCGCGATGTCGGAGTCGTTCTTCGTCGAGCGCCTCGAGAGCCACGGCCTCACCGTCCTCGTGCCGGACGCCGCCCACCACGACCTGCTCAACGACGCGATCTACGAGGAGCTCGTCCACGGCGTGGTCCTCCCCCGCACCCGCAGCGCGGTCGTCCGGATCATCGAGGAGCTCTGGGACGCCGGCGCCGGCGGTGTCCTGCTCGGCTGCACCGAGCTCGAACTGCTGGTCAAGCAGGCCGACGTCGAGCTCCCCGTCTTCCCGTGCACGACGCTCCACGTGCAGGCGGCGCTGGACCTCGCGCTCGGCTGA
- a CDS encoding MFS transporter small subunit, translating to MSEPSTTTTTTSPVLVALAWLLVGIPLAYGLWQTIDRASALFTG from the coding sequence ATGAGCGAGCCGAGCACCACGACGACCACCACCAGTCCCGTCCTCGTGGCACTGGCCTGGCTGCTGGTGGGGATCCCGCTGGCCTACGGCCTGTGGCAGACGATCGACCGGGCGTCGGCGCTCTTCACGGGCTAG
- a CDS encoding NUDIX hydrolase codes for MSTLPRRQRVAAYAVMLREREGRVEILLSRLAPKVSRSELWTLPGGGVDHGEDPRAALVREIHEETGLDATVGETAHVYSAHLPRATRDGRLVDAHAIRIVYDAWVPTDAPAPRVVEVDGSTIEAAWHALDDVASGAVPVAAQVTDALVDHQPYRLQRVAAYALVRRGATGEGEVLLTRLSPRAAHPGRWTLPGGGVDHGEHPSVALAREVEEECGLTCEVGELLGVHDTHFSGHAPSGRIEDYHGIHLVHRATVGAGEPRVQEVGGTTDEVAWVPVADVRSGEVPVLDLVTYALAMS; via the coding sequence ATGAGCACCCTCCCGCGGCGACAGCGAGTGGCCGCGTACGCCGTCATGCTGCGCGAGCGCGAGGGCCGCGTCGAGATCCTCCTGAGCCGCCTCGCGCCGAAGGTCTCGCGCTCCGAGCTGTGGACACTGCCCGGCGGCGGCGTCGACCACGGCGAGGACCCGCGGGCCGCGCTGGTGCGCGAGATCCACGAGGAGACCGGGCTCGACGCGACGGTCGGCGAGACCGCGCACGTCTACAGCGCGCACCTGCCGCGCGCCACTCGCGACGGTCGGCTCGTCGACGCCCACGCGATCCGGATCGTGTACGACGCCTGGGTGCCGACCGACGCCCCTGCGCCGCGCGTGGTCGAGGTCGACGGCTCCACGATCGAGGCGGCCTGGCACGCCCTGGACGACGTCGCCTCGGGCGCCGTGCCCGTGGCCGCCCAGGTCACCGACGCCCTCGTCGACCACCAGCCCTACCGCCTGCAGCGGGTGGCGGCCTACGCACTCGTGCGACGCGGCGCCACCGGCGAGGGAGAGGTCCTGCTCACCCGCCTGTCGCCGCGCGCGGCCCACCCGGGACGCTGGACCCTGCCCGGCGGCGGCGTCGACCACGGCGAGCACCCGTCGGTCGCCCTGGCGCGCGAGGTCGAGGAGGAGTGCGGCCTCACCTGCGAGGTCGGCGAGCTGCTCGGGGTGCACGACACCCACTTCTCGGGCCACGCCCCCTCCGGTCGCATCGAGGACTACCACGGCATCCACCTGGTCCACCGGGCCACGGTGGGCGCGGGCGAGCCCCGCGTGCAGGAGGTCGGCGGCACGACCGACGAGGTCGCCTGGGTGCCGGTGGCGGACGTGCGGTCCGGCGAGGTGCCGGTGCTCGACCTCGTCACCTACGCCCTCGCGATGTCCTGA
- a CDS encoding OFA family MFS transporter — protein sequence MSRLDKSAIVAGPGYSRWLIPPAALAVHLSIGQVYAFSVFKTSLVASFDTSLTAIGWVFSIAIVMLGLSAAVLGTWVERSGPRKAMLAAAICWGTGFLVGSAGIATSQLWLLYLGYGVIGGIGLGIGYISPVSTLIKWFPDRPGLATGMAIMGFGGGALIASPLSNKLMSLYDSDFVPTEPGAVASGSALAQTFLTLGIVYTVFMLIGATLIRVPPGHGDDSTAEHSPGTNGALVRARQAIRTPQFYFLWVVLFCNVTAGIGILEQAAPMIQDFFRENGTSSISAAAAGGFVGVLSLANMLGRFVWSSLSDRIGRKPTYVMYLGVGLVLYLLLALFGSSSTVVFVALAVVIISYYGGGFATVPAYLKDLFGTLEVGAIHGRLLTAWAAAGVAGPLIVNGILDSIGEPGNLVAADYRPALLTMVGVLTVGFVSNLMIKPVAETHFDQDAHAANEDRISQRQEAAR from the coding sequence ATGTCGCGTCTCGACAAGTCGGCGATCGTCGCCGGACCGGGCTACAGCCGCTGGCTGATCCCGCCCGCCGCCCTGGCGGTCCACCTGTCCATCGGCCAGGTCTATGCGTTCTCGGTGTTCAAGACCTCGCTGGTCGCGAGCTTCGACACGAGCCTGACCGCGATCGGCTGGGTGTTCTCGATCGCGATCGTGATGCTCGGCCTCTCCGCCGCGGTCCTCGGCACGTGGGTCGAGCGCTCCGGGCCGCGCAAGGCGATGCTCGCGGCCGCGATCTGCTGGGGGACCGGGTTCCTGGTCGGCTCCGCCGGCATCGCGACCTCCCAGCTGTGGCTGCTCTACCTCGGCTACGGCGTGATCGGCGGCATCGGCCTCGGCATCGGCTACATCTCGCCGGTCTCGACCCTGATCAAGTGGTTCCCGGACCGCCCGGGCCTGGCCACGGGCATGGCGATCATGGGCTTCGGCGGCGGAGCGCTGATCGCCTCGCCGCTGTCCAACAAGCTGATGTCGCTCTACGACTCCGACTTCGTGCCGACCGAGCCGGGCGCCGTCGCGTCCGGGTCGGCGCTGGCGCAGACGTTCCTCACGCTGGGCATCGTCTACACGGTCTTCATGCTGATCGGCGCCACGCTGATCCGGGTCCCCCCGGGCCACGGCGACGACAGCACCGCCGAGCACTCCCCCGGCACCAACGGCGCGCTCGTGCGGGCCCGTCAGGCGATCCGCACGCCGCAGTTCTACTTCCTCTGGGTGGTGCTGTTCTGCAACGTCACCGCGGGCATCGGCATCCTCGAGCAGGCCGCGCCGATGATCCAGGACTTCTTCCGGGAGAACGGCACCAGCTCGATCTCCGCGGCAGCGGCAGGCGGCTTCGTGGGCGTGCTGTCACTGGCCAACATGCTCGGCCGCTTCGTGTGGTCGAGCCTGTCGGACCGGATCGGGCGCAAGCCGACCTACGTCATGTACCTCGGCGTCGGACTCGTGCTCTACCTGCTGCTGGCGCTGTTCGGCAGCAGCTCGACCGTCGTCTTCGTGGCGCTCGCGGTCGTGATCATCTCCTACTACGGCGGAGGGTTCGCGACCGTCCCGGCCTACCTCAAGGACCTCTTCGGCACCCTCGAGGTCGGCGCGATCCACGGCCGGCTCCTCACCGCGTGGGCCGCGGCCGGCGTCGCCGGGCCGCTCATCGTCAACGGCATCCTCGACAGCATCGGCGAGCCGGGCAACCTGGTCGCCGCCGACTACCGTCCCGCCCTGCTCACCATGGTGGGCGTGCTGACCGTCGGCTTCGTGTCGAACCTGATGATCAAGCCGGTCGCCGAGACGCACTTCGACCAGGACGCGCACGCCGCCAACGAGGACCGCATCAGCCAGCGACAGGAGGCCGCCCGATGA
- a CDS encoding ribonuclease HI family protein has product MIYAAADGSALGNPGPAGWAWYVDDGCWASGGWPRGTNNMGELMAVLDLLQQTAHLDDDLHVYCDSKYVIDSVTKWMAGWKRKGWKKGDGKPVLNVELMKALDEAMDGRRDRVRFEWVKGHAGHELNEAADRRANAAASAYQRGAEPDAGPGFSGSSTSHPAAAVGQVEEEPDLFSDLEDVAPTTDEEHVVAMERALLTDEVRGDRAAVAALLHPAWQEVGRSGRLWSRDDMLDAIGPGEPVRLDVVSVERVDRDTILLVWRALADGRSTLRSSLWVRDGGTSGGRWQQRFHQGTDEP; this is encoded by the coding sequence GTGATCTACGCGGCGGCCGACGGTTCGGCACTCGGCAACCCCGGCCCGGCGGGCTGGGCGTGGTACGTCGACGACGGCTGCTGGGCGTCCGGCGGCTGGCCCCGCGGCACCAACAACATGGGTGAGCTGATGGCCGTGCTCGACCTGCTCCAGCAGACCGCGCACCTCGACGACGACCTGCACGTCTACTGCGACAGCAAGTACGTCATCGACTCCGTCACGAAGTGGATGGCGGGCTGGAAGCGCAAGGGCTGGAAGAAGGGCGACGGCAAGCCGGTGCTCAACGTCGAGCTGATGAAGGCGCTCGACGAGGCCATGGACGGCCGTCGCGACCGGGTCCGCTTCGAGTGGGTCAAGGGCCACGCCGGCCACGAGCTCAACGAGGCCGCCGACAGGCGCGCCAACGCCGCCGCGTCGGCCTACCAGCGAGGCGCCGAGCCCGACGCCGGCCCGGGCTTCTCGGGCAGCAGCACCTCCCACCCGGCCGCGGCCGTCGGCCAGGTCGAGGAGGAGCCCGACCTGTTCAGCGACCTCGAGGACGTCGCGCCCACCACCGACGAGGAGCACGTCGTCGCGATGGAGCGGGCCCTGCTCACCGACGAGGTGCGCGGCGACCGGGCGGCGGTGGCCGCCCTGCTCCACCCGGCCTGGCAGGAGGTCGGCCGGTCGGGCCGGCTGTGGAGCCGCGACGACATGCTCGACGCGATCGGTCCGGGCGAGCCGGTGCGGCTCGACGTCGTCTCGGTCGAGCGGGTCGACCGCGACACCATCCTGCTCGTGTGGCGGGCGCTCGCCGATGGTCGCTCGACCCTGCGCAGCAGCCTCTGGGTCCGTGACGGCGGCACCTCCGGCGGGCGCTGGCAGCAGCGGTTCCACCAGGGCACCGACGAGCCCTGA
- a CDS encoding class I SAM-dependent methyltransferase, which yields MSEWEQLRSAILAPDRLVRALASGRRKGQPAPVVGSREVRRVEVRVVDLKSGPHLQVVSYDATQAYTTNHAIGEAADAAVDALLAEPFANWHVDTMGETHQLRVTKKGVPMLHTAPRSEAVEVSRDHDRAKDRLLAEDDPVLVALGISDAQGRVKPTRQAKYRQVEEFVRLLDASLIEAIAQGQVRTPTPDDPLRVVDLGCGNAYLTFAAHAHLARRVPVRMTGVDVKQQSADHNSQVAAGLGIDAAFVVGTIADADLDRAPDVVLALHACDTATDDALARALEWEASLVLAAPCCHHDIAAQLRTTEVPEPYAMLTRYGILRERFADTLTDALRASLLRREGYRVDVVEFVESAHTPRNTLLRAVRTGAPSADAAREYDDLLASWGVRPRLGELLGPSAV from the coding sequence GTGAGCGAGTGGGAGCAGCTCAGGTCTGCGATCCTCGCCCCCGACCGGCTGGTCCGGGCGCTCGCGAGCGGCCGTCGCAAGGGGCAGCCGGCGCCGGTCGTCGGGAGCCGGGAGGTCCGCCGGGTCGAGGTCCGGGTCGTCGACCTCAAGTCCGGGCCGCACCTGCAGGTGGTGTCGTACGACGCCACGCAGGCGTACACCACCAACCACGCGATTGGTGAGGCTGCGGACGCGGCGGTCGATGCGCTGCTCGCCGAGCCGTTCGCCAACTGGCACGTCGACACCATGGGCGAGACCCACCAGCTCCGGGTGACGAAGAAGGGCGTGCCGATGCTGCACACGGCGCCCCGCAGCGAGGCGGTCGAGGTGTCGCGCGACCACGACCGCGCGAAGGACCGGCTGCTCGCGGAGGACGACCCCGTGCTCGTGGCGCTCGGCATCAGCGACGCGCAGGGGCGGGTCAAGCCCACCCGGCAGGCGAAGTACCGCCAGGTGGAGGAGTTCGTCCGGCTCCTCGACGCGAGCCTCATCGAGGCGATCGCCCAGGGCCAGGTCCGCACGCCGACGCCCGACGACCCGCTGCGGGTCGTCGACCTCGGCTGCGGCAACGCCTACCTGACCTTCGCTGCGCACGCCCACCTCGCTCGGCGGGTCCCGGTCCGGATGACCGGCGTCGACGTGAAGCAGCAGTCGGCCGACCACAACTCACAGGTCGCGGCCGGCCTCGGCATCGACGCGGCCTTCGTGGTCGGCACGATCGCCGACGCGGACCTGGACCGGGCACCCGACGTCGTGCTCGCCCTGCACGCCTGCGACACCGCGACCGACGACGCCCTCGCGCGGGCGCTGGAGTGGGAGGCCTCGCTCGTGCTCGCCGCCCCCTGCTGCCACCACGACATCGCCGCCCAGCTCCGGACGACCGAGGTGCCGGAGCCCTACGCGATGCTGACGCGCTACGGCATCCTGCGCGAGCGGTTCGCCGACACCCTCACCGACGCCCTGCGGGCCTCGCTGCTGCGACGCGAGGGCTACCGGGTCGACGTGGTCGAGTTCGTCGAGAGCGCGCACACCCCGCGCAACACGCTCCTGCGGGCCGTGCGCACCGGCGCACCCAGCGCCGACGCGGCACGGGAGTACGACGACCTCCTGGCGTCGTGGGGCGTGCGCCCGAGGCTGGGCGAGCTGCTCGGCCCGTCCGCCGTCTAG
- a CDS encoding geranylgeranyl reductase family protein, translating to MTSPRPTSTDVLVVGAGPAGSAAAAWAARAGLDVVLADAAVFPRDKTCGDGLTPRAIGEMQKLGLEDWLRSHTVNQGLRAHGFGQTLLLPWPGGSLPDWGSAVARTELDDHLRTVALDSGATGIDGARAVGVRREGERVAAVVFRGAEAEFEIACRWLVVADGVRSPLGKLLGREWHRDTVYAVAGRSYVDSDMSDDPWISSHLELRDEQGELVSGYGWIFPLGDGSVNLGAGTLATSKRPTDVAIKPLMQTYADTIGKDFGLSGELRMPTSALLPMGGAVSNVAGPNWALIGDAAACVNPLNGEGIDYGLETGRLVAEHVASGTGLGEAWRSTLVEHYGEAFSIARRLAGIATQPKVVSALGPVGMRSDWLMTLALRWMGNLVDDADRDRAARVWQWAGRRSMARDARPPFS from the coding sequence GTGACGAGCCCCCGCCCCACCTCGACCGACGTCCTCGTCGTCGGCGCCGGCCCCGCCGGGTCCGCCGCGGCCGCCTGGGCGGCTCGTGCCGGGCTCGACGTCGTGCTCGCCGACGCAGCAGTCTTCCCCCGCGACAAGACCTGCGGCGACGGGCTGACCCCCCGCGCGATCGGCGAGATGCAGAAGCTCGGGCTCGAGGACTGGCTCCGCTCGCACACGGTCAACCAGGGGCTGCGTGCCCATGGCTTCGGCCAGACGCTGCTCCTCCCGTGGCCGGGAGGGTCCCTCCCCGACTGGGGATCCGCCGTCGCGCGCACCGAGCTCGACGACCACCTCCGCACGGTGGCCCTCGACAGCGGGGCCACCGGGATCGACGGCGCCCGCGCGGTCGGCGTACGGCGTGAGGGGGAGCGGGTCGCAGCCGTGGTGTTCCGCGGCGCCGAGGCGGAGTTCGAGATCGCCTGCCGCTGGCTCGTCGTGGCGGACGGCGTGCGCTCCCCGCTCGGCAAGCTGCTCGGCCGCGAGTGGCACCGCGACACGGTGTACGCCGTCGCGGGCCGGTCCTACGTCGACTCCGACATGTCGGACGACCCGTGGATCAGCTCGCACCTCGAGCTCCGCGACGAGCAGGGCGAGCTGGTGTCGGGCTACGGCTGGATCTTCCCGCTGGGCGACGGCTCGGTGAACCTCGGCGCCGGCACCCTGGCCACCAGCAAGCGGCCGACCGACGTGGCGATCAAGCCGCTGATGCAGACCTACGCCGACACGATCGGCAAGGACTTCGGCCTCTCCGGCGAGCTGCGGATGCCGACGTCGGCGCTGCTGCCGATGGGCGGCGCCGTGAGCAACGTCGCCGGTCCCAACTGGGCGCTGATCGGCGACGCCGCTGCGTGCGTGAACCCGCTCAACGGCGAGGGGATCGACTACGGCCTCGAGACCGGGCGGCTCGTCGCCGAGCACGTCGCGAGCGGCACGGGCCTCGGCGAGGCGTGGCGCTCGACCCTCGTCGAGCACTACGGCGAGGCGTTCTCCATCGCCCGCCGGCTGGCCGGGATCGCCACCCAGCCGAAGGTCGTGTCCGCGCTCGGGCCTGTGGGGATGCGCTCGGACTGGCTGATGACGCTGGCCCTGCGCTGGATGGGCAACCTGGTCGACGACGCCGACCGCGACCGCGCCGCGCGGGTGTGGCAGTGGGCCGGGCGGCGCTCGATGGCGCGCGACGCCCGGCCGCCCTTCTCGTGA